A region of the Perognathus longimembris pacificus isolate PPM17 chromosome 7, ASM2315922v1, whole genome shotgun sequence genome:
GGTGCAACTTGACATTCTAATAACTATGTGGGTTTTCCCCTTCTTATGATTTCTAGGTTCTCACCAGGTTTTTGGGCTCCTCCACTCCTGTTGTGTACTGGTTTGCAGCTCACCTGCTTCAGGATCAAGAGCCACTACTGAGATCCTTAGAATCAGTATCTACAACACCCTGTTCAGAAGACTTCCCACCAGGACAAAAGCTCCCCAGAAATTCTATCATGGTACTCTTATACAACTGGAAAACCTGTTCTGCAGTTACACGATACATCTTAGGCTACTTCCTGACTTACTGGCTCCTGGGACTGCTCCTACACTGCAACTTCCTGCCTTGGACATGACCTGGAATCCCAGGGGACAAGCTGGAAGCCCAGTTAACTCAGGGTTCAAAAGTTAAGACACACTGGGACTGCGTACCCTTGGGGGCATTGGTTTTGTCCTTTACAATCAGTGTCTGTTATCTCTGCTTgtcctctttgtctttctctctctgtttctgtttctgtgtctgtctgtctctgtctgactctgtctgtctgtctttctctctgtaggaatagaagaaacatgaGCCACTACAGAAACCCTTCTGGTCTGGCTAGGGCAAGTTACAGAGTAGTAACTGTTTTCACTGTAAGTGGAGCTATATCTTATTCTAACTCTCAAGTATTGGTCTAGCTGACCAACAGAGCAGACAAACTGACCCACATGTGACTTTCAATTCAAGTCTGCTTCATCAAAGGCTCTAGCTGAGAGGCTGGTGATAGTTCATACAAAATGGCGCAGGCCTGAACAGTGTGGTGGCAGTGGGAAAATGGGACCATCTTCTCTAAACGGgacattggttttttttgttgttgttttttttttggtgccagttctggcgcttggactcagggcctgagcactgtccctggcttcttcttgctcaaggctagcactctaccacttgagccacagcgccacttctggtcattgtctatatatgtggtgctggggaatcgaaccctgggcttcatgtatacaaggcaagcactcttgccactaggctatattcccagccctaaactggACAttgtttttgaagatttttttgttgttgttggtcatggggcttgaactctgcctgggcactgtccctgagctcttcagctaaggttagcactctcccacttgacccacaatgccacctccagttttctggtggttaattagagataagagtctcatggactttcctgcctgggatggctttgaactgtaaccctcagatctcagcctcttgaatagctaggcctgagccatcagcacccaaccTGAAGATATTTTTTGACAGCAAATTAAACAATTCTTAGTTACATTTGCATTGaattatagtttaaaaataatagagGGTAGTAGGTAgagtcaggtggtagagtgtatgAAATCCTAGTTATTGATCCAtagcatgaaaaaaaatccataatagctgggtgctgtaagctactcagaagacaaagatctgaagatcacagttcaaagcctgtcctggtaggaaagttcttttgagactctttatgtccaattaaccaccccaaaaaagctgcaagtggagctgtggtgcaaatggtacaactctagtcttgagccaaaagctcagggacagtacataggccctgagttcaagccccaggatcagcacacacatttaaaaaaaaccaaaaactgataaaaaataaaaatcatttgaaaaaagTCAAGCTGAAAATGTAGTAGGAGCCCTACATTCTAATCCTCTCAGTAAAAACTGTATTTACCTGTAGTCAGCCTGGTCTAGTCTCACAGCCTTAGTTGCAGCCTTTGAAACTAGGGAAGCGCTGTTGCTCCTTGGAGGGTGCCTTATACATAGAATTATCCCAGTCTAAATACTTACGTGGAGGCACAAACATGATTCTAGAGGAAAGTATCCCCTATTTCTCCCTTTAGGAGTTAGAAGAAATCCTTTCATCCCTGGGTATAACTCTGAGGGAGTAACTAGTGACAGAAAGCAGTGACACCCAGAGAATAAGGTCAGAGGAAGAGATACAGCAATGTAGACCCCACGTGGAGCCCCATTCTGCTTCCTAGCTGCCCCCCATCTGGTAGTGAGCCTATCACTAATGGTAGTAGGATCCCTGGGCCAGGTAGGAGTTTGGCTTTGTATCTTAGCCTGACATTCCAGTAAGTGTACTCTTCAAAGCAGATGGGCAATCGGCAGCAACTTCTGGAGAGCCTGAGAGTTGGAATTTTGGACACACTCCCTCCAACCGTGACAGAAAGCTCAACTTGCCAGCCGAAGGGAAGCTCCTGGCAGAGGCCCAGCTCTGTCTGTGGGAGCCTCCAGCCAGCCTGGCCAATGAACACTCCTCCCCATTGCTGCCGCCGACGCTGCCCGCACACAGCCAAGCATTTGGGCCAGAGTCAAATGCTTCTGAAAATGTACACACAGATTGGGGCAGCCCTCTGCCTTCTGCCAAGACACCGAGTGCCCTTCTTGGCAAAAGATGATCACCCTTCCCTGGGTTCCTCCAGCTGGCAGAAACTGTGCCCTCTCGCCGCCAACAGCTGCACATCCAGGGACTTGCAGCCTGTGTGGGAGGAGCGGGGGTCCCCTTTCTACTTGGCTCTCTCTTGCCAAAGTAGGAGCACTAGGTTCTTTGCTCTCCACTTCTCTTTACCTCCTTAGAGGAGTGATCAGGACTGATGGTTCCCCTATTGGAAGAGGTGACTCATGTCCCAGTGTCTGTGATTTCCCTGCTCTGGCATTTGCAGCCTAGTTGTTCCATGAGCTTGCTCATTTCCCAGAAATCCTACACCTGAAGACCCCAGGTAGGTGGACACACCTAGTATGACCTGGACAAAGACCAgtttttctctgaccttggaagGAGGTCTAGTTTCTGTTCTTTAAGGATCTAAGGAGTGGGCTGACTTTATGGCCAGCAGCTGTCCTTTTATCATCCTATTAGCAGTCTTTAATAGTCTGGGAGAGGGACATGAAGGGCCCAAGACAGGAAGCTTCCTGTTTACCCCGAGGTCTAACAATGCCGCAGCTGGGTTGGGCGGCTACGATTTCAGAGAAAAGTCATTTCCTTCTGAGACCCTGCTAAAACAGAAACCAGACACTTCTTGTACCTAGAAGTACATGGCTCTTTGTTCTTTAATgaaggtgggaggagagggagggcctGACATGTCTTTACCAGtcccctgggtggggggggagtcaCTTATTCTTAACTGACAGACCCTCTCCATCCAAAAATATAATGTGCAGGCTCAAGAGATTCTAAATCCTTGGGTCCTTTCGGCAATTGTTTATTATCATCTACTTCAGAGAACTAAGGACTCAGCTATGGCTCCTGTCCTCAAATAACTGTCTAACAAGTTCCTAGAAGATATACTTTCTATGTAAAAGAAAGTAGTAAATTCTGGGCTGGGgcgatggcctagtggcaagattgcttgcctcatatacatgaggccctgggttcgcaccacatatatagaaaatggccagaagtggcactgtggctcaagtggcagagtgctatccctgaacaaaaaaaaaaagccagggacagtcctcaggccctgagttcaaggcccaggactggcaaaaaataaataaataaataaattctgagAAGtaaaagccagtggctcacacctgtattcctagctgctcagaaggctgagatctgaggattgcagttcaaagccagcccaggcaggaaagtgttaaGAGTCTTAGCtcctaaactaccaaaaaaatctggGAGTGTATCAGCGGcggaagtggtagagggctagccttgtgcacaaaagctcagggacagcgaccaggcagagttcaattcccaggaccagcaaaaaaacaaaacaggagggagtaatagagttttattttttttaagtcaaagcaCATTGTGTATACATACGGAAATGTCATCATGAAACCCTTACTGTATACAATAAATACCAAAAAATACATGAGAAGATTGCATAAATTATATGCGAACGTTATgtcatttcatatatataaaaaaatgaacATCTGTAATTTTGATCCTTCCAGAGCCCTGGAACCAATCCTCTAGAGACCAAAGAACAGCTGTATCTTCCACCTCAGAGGTTTGATGATTATAACATCTTCGTGGGTGCTTGTGAGAATGCAATGTTAGCACatggttatttgtttatttcttgtgccacttctggagcttgaactcagggcttgggcactgtccctgagcttttctgctcaaggctaacactcttccagttaagccacagcaccacttctggctttttgttagttgcacagttggagataagagcctcacagactttcctgcctgtcttgTTttaaaccgtaatcctcagatcttagccacctgagtagctaggattactggtgtctGTCACTGGCACCTGTGCACATAGATACTTAGAATAATGTCATCAAAAGACtagataagggctgggaatatggcctagtggcaagagtgtttgcctcatatacatgaagccctgagttcgattccccagcaccacatatgtagaaaatggccagaagtggcgctgtggctcaagtggcagagtgctagccttgagcaaaaagaagccaggggcagtgctgaggccctgagtccaaggcccaggactggcaaaaaaaaaaagaaaaaaaagactagataCATTTTGTGACATGTTAaagctctcatggactttcctgcccatgctagctttgaactgtgatcctcagatctcagcctcctgagtagctaggattacaggtatgagccatcaactccaattaaccacctgaaaaccggaagtggtgctgtggctcaagtagaacactagccttgagctgaagagctcagggacaatgcctaggcccagagctcaagccccaagacggggggggggggggggggggggggaggttcccTTCTTGCTTATAGTCTGTGCAGGTTTGAGGAGCATGACCCATCCTATGGAGTCACTGTCTACTTTGTGCCTCTCCCTCTTTATTTAGCTCCTTCTGTCCTCTGCTTCCAGAGGGGCATACGGGCCCAAGCTGGAGGAGATTACCTTCCACTGGCTAAGATCGCAGGCTGGTGGCCACCTCTACTGCAAGAGAGGGGAAAGTACAGTTATGacaaattatttgtttgtttttttggccagtcctgggccttggactcagggcctgagcactgtccctggcttccttttgctcaaggctagcactctgccacttgagccacagcgccacttctggccattttctgtatatgtggtgttggggaatcgaacccagggcctcatgtatacgaggcaagctctcttgccactaggccatatccccagccccatggcaaATTATTATTCAGTGTCACTATATTGCAAATATTGCACAGAATGTACTTATGCTAAGAAGTTCTTTGTAGTTTATCTGGACCAAATACCTGTTGTTTCTCATCTGGTTATTACATTCACCTCAGTGTCTCAACCAGCTTCAGAAATaggtttggggggctggggatatggcctagtggcaagagcacttgcctcgtatacttgaagccctgagttcgattccccagcaccacatatacagaaaatggccagaagtggcgctgtgactcaagtggcagagtgctagccttgagcaaaaagaagccagggacagtgctcaggccctgagtccaaagcctaggactggcaaaaaaaaaaaaaaaaaaagaaataggtttggggatttttgtgtgtgtgtgtgccagttctaggcttgagctcaggtgctaggcactgtccctaaggctTCCGTGTCagggtgagtgctctaccacttgagccacagctctgcttctggctttttggtaattaattggagattagagtctaatgaaccttactgcccaggctggctttgatctgtgatcctcaaatctcagcctcctcaacagctggtattacaggcatgagccactggtacctagccagAAATAGTTCCATatggtgattttattttattttttactgtaaaTATTTTGGTATATTCTCTTTCTTGTATATATAGTTTATAATTGGTATAATTTTTTACAGAAGCTTGGTAGAGAACACAGTTTATGTGCTTGTTGAAAGAAGTCATCTTTCCACCCTGGCGATCACTGAGGTGACAGGTGTCGCAGCCAGATCAGGCTCTATCCATATGGTGATTTTATGACTTAAAAaatgatctggggctgggaatgtggcttagcgggagagtgcttgccttgcaagcatgaagccctgggtttgaatccttaccaccacgtatatagaaaaagccaaaagtggcgctgtggcataagtggtagagtgctagccttgagcaaaaagaagccaggggggctgggaatatgtggcaagagtgcttgcctcgtatacatgaagccctgggttccattccccagcaccacatatatatagaaaacggccagaagtggtgctgtggctcaagtggcagagtgctagccttgagcaaaaaataaagaagccagggacagtgctcaggccctgagtccaagccccaggactggccaaaaaaaaaaaagaagccagggacagtgctcaggccctgagttcaaaccccaggactggcaaaacaatatatgtgaatatatatatatatatatatatacatatatacacacacacacacacacacacatatatatatatatatacatatatgatctGCACTTTACAGACACCTCCATTATACACTGGTAGACCAAGAAGAAGGGTAACCTCAGGTCAAACtctcagaaaagaaaagtaggAGCTAGGTCCTccgcaagctgagatctgaggattgtggttcaaacccagcctcagcaagaaagcccctgagactcttaaccaccaaaaagccagaagtagagctgtggctcaagtggtagaatagtagctttcagcaaaaaaagctcagtgacagcattcagactctgagttcaagccccaagactggcaccaaaaagaaaagaaaatttaaaaagataaagaaaagtaggaaaaggACATGGTCCTTCCAACTTCCCAGTGGCTAAGCAGAGCAACCCTTCTCTGGGGCCAGGGGAAGTTCCTTGATTAGAGACTGATGTTGTTATAGGAAGGACTCCTTTGTCTTTGGTTCCCAAGGCTCCTGGACCTGCCCTCTGTGAAGTTCCTCTTGTTGATTGTCCTTCTTGGCCTGATGTGAGATGGGGTTTGTGGAGGATGCTATGCTTTTATTGCTTGTTTCCTGCTGGTGGAAGCCTGGGGCCTTAAAGATATTTTAAGTCTCAGTCCAAAGGTTTGCAGGGATgtgttaaaatataaataacataaaattcaCCATTCTGACTGTATTTAAATGTACTTTTTGTGGTATGTTGTGCAGTGATCAGCACCATCCATCTCCCAAACTTTTCACCTTTCTAAACAAACTCTATATGCATTCAGCAATGATTTCTCATCCCCTGCTCGCTCTGACCTCTGGCCACCATCTGTCTACTTTGTATCTACAAATGTGACTACTCTAGGTACCCATCCTCACGGCATCATGCAGTATTTGTGCTGTTTTTGTCtgattaatttcacttagcatgtccTCAAGGTTCATCCATATTGCTCTTATGGTTGGAATGCCAGCAGCTCATTCAAGTGCCTGGAATAGGGGAATTGCGTTTGTCTCTTCCAGGAAGGGCCACGAGAGGGCGATCGTGAGGCCAGAGGAAGAAGATGGGATTTGCTCCTCCAGTTTGCTTCCTGTGAGGGCTTAGTAACCAGGCTTTCCCCTGGCAGTGGCAGGTTCCTTCTGAGCTGCCTTTGAATCCACTtggaaattttctttgttttttttcccgtTAATTGCAGAACTAGTCACAGGGCCCACCTCAGAGATGCCAGCAGCCAGCTGGACTGGATCTGCCCCTTAGAGGTCTGGGTTTCTCCTGCAAAGCATAGGGACACTGGATACCAGCTCCAGACTTAGAGGTCTGAGTGTGAGTTCTGCAAGGCCTCTCTGGGTTTCATAGTTTTAGTAATTCCAGCCCTTTCCTTTGTTTCCCTCGTCCCTGCAGTTACAAATGTTTCCTACTGTGTCAGTGCCTCGGTGATAGAGAATGTTTTACCCCTAtagttctctatttctctctctctctctctctctctctctctctctctctctctctctctctctctctgtccctcccgccctccctctcatcagttgtggggcttgaactcaggacctgggtgctgtccctgagccccttttctcaaggctagcactttaccacttggagccacagcgtcacttccagttttcaggtagttacttggaaataacagtttcacagactttcctgccttcaaactgtggtcaTCAGATATGAGTAGCTcctgattacaggcttgagccaccagcactgccctGACAGTAACCTTCTAGTTaacaattttatatataatcaacCATTCTCTATGCTAAATTCTCTCTGTCCATAACTGCTGTGGTTTCTATTGCATAGACTCTGGCTGATGCAGGAATCAGTATTAGGAAATAAAGTCCAAAAGATGAGATTAGGAGACTGGCTTGGATTTGTCACTGGATTTGAATGAGAAATGTGATACTATCATCAATTCATGGTATGCTTCCCTGTCATAATCAAATTATCATCTATGGTAATTTATGAGGCAATGCTTCCGAAGCAAGTGCCTTGAAGGCCCAAGTGGTTGTTCCACTTGACTGTTGACTGTTAGGATAATAATAATGACTCCCAGGACTATGGTGTGGGACAGATTCTTCCGATTACATCAGAGGCCCTGCTGAAGAAGTGACAAAGAGCCGGGTGTGGTGGTACAGACTGCAATGCCTATATTCCGGGAAGACTGAGGGAAGAAGATggagagttggaggccagcttgggctatttAGCAAGAAtgtaacaaagaaaaagagagagaaagaaagaaggaaagaaaaagaagaagaaagaaagagggctagATGCCTGTggcacatgtttgtaatcctagttactcaagaggctgagatctgaggatcatggttctaagccagcctgggcaggaaaatccgtgagaatcttatcttcaattaataacacacacacacacacacacacacaaaaaaaaaaaaaaaaaaaaaaaaaaactggaagtggggctgggaatatggcctagtggcaagtcctgggttcaattcctcagcaccacatatatcaaaaaggccaaatgtggcactgtggcccatgtggtagagtgctagccttgagcaaaagaagccagggacagtgctcagtccctgagtccaaggcccaggactggcaacaaacaaacaaaactggaagtggcactatggctcaagtagtagaatgctagccttgagcaaaaaggagctcatggacagcacccaagtccagagATCAAGCTCTAGGACCGCCCTCCCtcccaatccccaccccccaaagaaaaaaggtgtgagtgtgaggggtGGGAAGAGGCCAAGCAAGTGCCtatacctgcaatctcagctacttgagagacaaagATCAAGATGATGGTGACTTGAGGCCAAAccaggcaaaaagttatcaagacaCCCCTCTCAGTCAATAAACTGGGCATTGtagtgtcatcctagctatgggaGGTGATAGGAGGATCCTGTGCTAAGGCTAGCCCTggacaaaaacacaagaccctatctagcaagcttgaggctttagttcaaaccacagtacaggCAAGTAAGAGAGAAagtgaaaggagagaagaggagaggagaagagaaaagaataaggaaagttcttttatttatttattttttgtcaatcacagggcttgaacttgggacctgggcactgtccctgagctcttttgctcaaagctagtgctctaccactttgagctatggctccacttccaggtttttgttaattggaaataagagtcttagggactttggTTGTTCtgtttcctgccccagcttgctttgagctttgatcctcag
Encoded here:
- the Pigv gene encoding GPI mannosyltransferase 2 isoform X2, which translates into the protein MWPLNPSRKEVVRFAVRCRVLTLMLQVLTRFLGSSTPVVYWFAAHLLQDQEPLLRSLESVSTTPCSEDFPPGQKLPRNSIMVLLYNWKTCSAVTRYILGYFLTYWLLGLLLHCNFLPWT